TCTTTCTGGTAGAGCATTGAGCAATTCTTAGGCGATTGTTTTGCATGTTGAAGCTcggggccgtctttagcatatgcggtgccagggtgcaaaaaactgcccagcgcccccaatttggggggagggcaggccaaagttgttgagctttggggggggcacGCAACTCTCTCCCATGCCACTGCGGGAGGAAAGCAATCCccacggaggcttgggagggaagctgcacgcctCGTGTGAGCAGCATGCGTGCGCTGGGCGGGCCTCTCGACATCCCACCAATCCCAGGCGCACAAGAGGGTGGAGCCAGCTGGCTGCCTCAGCACCAGCGGCAGAAAAGCCTGTGGCGCTCTGACAGGCTCTGCTCTGCCCTGCAGCGGCTGTCGGCTGACCTGGTTCTTCAGTCtccagactctcggcctggcgctcCCAGTGCCCGGGTGCTgcacacccctagtgcctatgggtaagctGGCCCTGTTGAGGCTTAATATAGTTTTTGTTTACAATATACAAAGCAGGTACAGGCTTCTTGTGGCCTGAGCTAGGGCAGCTAGCCGCAAAAGAGGACCATTCATCTTCCAGtgtgtaaagggacccgtgaccattaggtccagtcgtggccgactctggggttgcggcgctcatctcgctttattggccgagggaaccagcgtacagcttccgggtcgtgtttccagcgtgactaagccgcttctggcgaaccagagcagcgcacggaaacgccatttaccttcccgccggagcggtacctgtttatctacttgcactttgacgtgctttcgaactcctaggttggcaggagctgcgaccaaaaaacgggagctcaccccgtcaaggggattcgaaccaccaaccttctgatcagcaagtcctaggctcggtggtttaacccacagcgccacccgaagaGGGTATTTTAGTGTGTGAAGTTTGAGTGACAAGCTGTACCCGCTGAAATCCCTCTTCTACACAGTTGCCAAAGGCGAGGAGGCCCTGTCCTTTTgcatctgaccccccccccccgcctgatcctatgcatgcttacttggatgTAAGACCCGCTGAGTTCAGTAGGAGCTAATCACACATAAGGCTGCAAACCCCATTCAGTGAGATTCCCACTGAGTCTGATAGTAGCTTATCTCACATGGGAAGTTGCCATGAGCGCAgacacagagtgtgtgtgtgtgtgtgtgtgcgcgcgcgtgcgcgcgcgcgcaaaaAGCACACCTCTCCACTGTAACTCTTGAGTGAGTAGGGGTCCTATTGCCTGTCTGCATGCTTCCGTACTGAAAACAATGATTTGGCGCTAATCCAATATGTGGTCAATAATTTCCACTTACCAGTTTATCGTGTATGCTGCCTGATGCCTTTGTCTCcatggcagtatcccaacaattgTATGCTTTTGTTATATCTCTTTGTTGCAGCGTTggtttttgtaataataataataataataacaacaacaacaacaacaacaacaacaacaacaacaataataataataataataataaaattaataataataatttattatttataccccacccatctggctgagtttccccagccactctgggcagcttccagcaaaatatcaaaatacaatagtccattaaacgttaaaagtttccctaagcagggctgccttcagatgtcttctagaagtctggtagttgttgttctctttgacatctggtgggagggcgttccacagggcgggtgccgctaccaagaaggtcctctgcctggttccctgtaacttggcttctcgcaatgagggaaccgccaggaggccctcggcgctggacctcagtgtctgggcagaacaatgggggtggagatgctccttcaggtatactggaccgaggccgtttagggctttaaggtcataccaacactttgaattcatagaatcatagagttggaatagaattgtgcctggaaacgtactgggagccaatgtaggtgttatgtggtcttggcggccgctcccagtcaccagtttagctgctgcattctggattagttgtagtttttgggtcaccttcaaaagtagcctcatgtagagtgcattgcagtagtccaagcaggagataacgagagcatgcaccattctggcgagggagtccatgggcaggtagggtctcagcctgcgtaccaggtggagctggtaaacagctgccctggacacagaattgacccctgcgcctccatggacagctgtgagtccaaaatgactcccaggctacgcacctggaccttcaggggcacagttaccccattcaggaccagggagtcctccacacctgcccgcctcctgttcccccaaaacagtacttctaacCCTAGCCTGCTGGATATCCTCAaacagtgcgaccaaggcagtttcagtgaatcccaactggaagggatctaATGGAATGGAAGATTTTACGGACATTCTTCAAGTTGAGATCGTATATTTGCTCTATTTGAGAGGCCTTTCTTCAGGTCCCGCCTCTGAGGCAAGGCACATGGGTAGCTAACTGACCTTGTCGGCTGTGGTGCCCAGGATTTGGAACAGCATCCCAAGAGAATTTTAACTGACCCCCTCACGATCTGCTTCTTAGACGGGTGGcagtgactacagtggtaccttgggttacatacgcttcaggttacagactccgctaacccagaaatagtacctcaggttaagaactttgcttcaggatgagaacagaaattgtgctccggcggtgtggcagcagcaggaggccccattagctaaagtggtgcttcaggttaagaacagtttcaggttaagaacggacctccggaacgaattaagtacttaacctgaggtaccactgtattctattcaaGCAATCTTCTGTAGGAGTCTGATTTTATTATAATAAATAGCTTTGTGGCATCGTAAAGACTGACAGATCTATTATGTGAGATAGCCTTCCCCCAATCGGTGCCTGTCAGATCCCCCCGCCCCTCCAATTAGCTTGTATGGCTAATTGCATTATGGGAGTattagtacaaaaaaaaaaaaagggcagcAGATTGGGGAAGGCCGCCATAGGTTTTCATGAGCCGCAGTCCCATTTCATCAAATGCATTGTGGTATTATGAGTTTGTCTACAGCGATATTGGAGGAGAGCAAAACAAGTAGACTGTTAATCACACTGGCTGTTCACAGCGCACTTGTTGTGGATAATGCAGGATAATGCctaatgcatctgatgaagtgcacTGTATTCCACTAAGACTTGTTCCCTAATAAATTGGTTACTCTTTACactgccacaagactcttttacTGCTTTTGGAATGTTTTGACTATGTATTTCaagtttgtttgtattttgttgtgAACTTGAACCATAGTTTTTTCCTTCATTTtattatataaggtaaaggtaaaggtacccctgcccgtacgggccagtcttgacagactctagggttgtgcgctcatctcactcaagaggctgggggccagcgctgtccagagacacttccgggtcacgtggccagtgtgacatcgctgctctggtgagccagagccgcacacggaaacgccgtttaccttcccgctagtaagcggtccctatttatctacttgcacccgggagtgctttcgaactgctaggttggcaggcgctgggaccgaacaacgggagcgcaccccgccgcggggattcgaaccgccaacctttcgatcagcaagccctaggcgctgaggcttttacccacagcgccacccgcgtcccattttattATATAGCTGTCTTCATATTTGTAAGCCTCCTTGTTTGGTTTACTTAAAAATAGATAGTGGCATGTAAATTAatcagtaatagtaataataagatTGGGAAGGACAGGGAGGAAATCTTACTGGCCTAAGTttggacataccgtattttttgctctatacgactcactttttccctcctgaaaagtaaggggaaataagacgtgtgtgcgtcttatggagcgaatgcagtctgcgcagctatcccagaagccagaacagcaagagggattgctgctttcactgcgcagcaatccctcttgctgttctggcttctgagattcagaatattttttttcttgttttcctcctccaaaaactaggtgcgtcttgtggtctggtgcgtcttatagagcgaaaaataaggtaaTTGCCACAGTCTCGCCACACAATGCTCTCGAAGATATCTAACAAAATGACTAAGTTTTGTGTGATGCCATAAAATGCCGTCTTATACAATACCTATTCACTTTACCTGACCTTTCATAGGAGGCGTAAGGTCTGATATAAGCCGGGATTTGAGAGCAGAAGGATTCCTTTATTTTGCTCCTGCACTACCAcaattcttaatttttttcttcttattttagtGTTAAATGCTAAGAACttatttctttttgtgtgtaCTGGTCACTGTATTAATcatttcttaatttttctttCTCTAAAGGTTGCCATGATGTTGATGCAATCTATGCCACTAGCCTTTGCTAGCTGTTTCTATGTGCTTGTAACTTCTGCTGATGAACAATTTCAGGAAATGAAATGAgctagaagaggaggaggaggaggaggaggaggaattattTCACATGTAAATTGGGGCTTGAGAACTCAAGTCTGCAGAATGAATGAAAGTGGGAAATCTTCAGAGAAGAACATAGAGGAGGATGCAAAAGATTATAGAGACTTTCCTGAGAGCTTTAACCAGCTTGAATTGTTGGAGACCCACCGGCACCTGATCCCCACAGGAACACAGAGTCTTTGGTCTGGAGATTCTGACGATGAAGATCAGGAAGAAAAAACCGAGGAATGGTACCAGGCTCAAGAGAAGAAGCTGGAAAACAACCCAGATAAGCTTCTGCTTTGGGCAGCAGAAAAAAATAGAGTAAGCCATTTCTTAATCACATTTGGGAAATTCATACTGGGGCTGTGTGTGTCGTGCCAGAAACCTAAATTTCTTCAACCTGATGTGGACAATCATTCCAGGCTTCATGATTTATGAAGCTGATAATGAGTGCCAAAGCTGAGCGCTCTTCCTTTCCGTTCTCCCTCCTCTCATCATGTTCTGGCTTTGGCACAAAGTTGTTGAGGATTTATTATTATCACAAATGAATGATTCGTtacatttgttagtcactttgtaCAAAAAAAAGTCTCAAAATGCTTTAATTGGATACAATACCAAGAGATAAAATAAACTAGAAGGCAAAGATCTAGCAAACAATATACATTACAAAATTCCTAAAAAGCTCATCTAAGAGTACAATAGGCCTACCTCCCTGCCTCGGCCCCCACCCAACtaaaagatgagcaccacagtGGATGCTAACTTAAATATTATCCAAGAACTGGATTCTTTTAAGCTATTTTCCTGATTTGTTAACCCTAAGTCACAGTACTTAGGGCTGGCTGAATACCAACCAGGAACATCTAATCAAAACCAGggtgcagtgagggaactgaggGTTGCTCAGACCTGGTGCCCATTCCTAGCTTCATAAATAAAGTTTAGTGAGGCCCTGGATTATTGTCAGACTTGGGGCACTGTGACACGCTTCCTGCTATGCAGAAAAACTGTAGTTGCGATGTGGGATTTGATGTTTCATCTCCATGCTTCTTAAGTGGTTTTGCACAGAAGCCAAGGCCAATAAACATCCTTGTTTATTGTGTGCTATAATCAAAGCAGTTCTCTTAAGAGGTTTCAGTGTTACTTCATTCTGTCCCTGCAACGGCTCTTGCACAATAGAGATCCAGTGGAATGTGGTGgatagagtgtcaggctaggaacagagagacccaggttcaaatccccactctgccataaACCTTGTTCAGTGATCTCGGGCCAATCACTCTTTCTCTCAGTATATGCAGTTGTAAGGGGGGGAAAACAGGAAGGGAAgacccatgtacagtggtacctcaggttaagaacttaattcgttctggaggtccgttcttaacctgaaactgttcttagcctgaagcaccactttagttaatggggcctgccgctgcgctgctgctgctgcacgatttctgttctcaccctgaagcgaagttcttaacccaaggtactatatctgggttagtggagtctgtaacctgaagcatatgtaacccgaagtgtctgtaacccgaggtaccactgtatatcactccAAAGTCCTTCCAGGAGAGATGGGGCAAAAACATCATATCTAAGTCAACTATTATTaacaattaattattattataaacattaTTACTGTTTATTTAATaattttgtataccactcttcatctgaagatgacAGGCCAATTCACAACATAATAATACAAAACGAAAACacgaaatgcataataaaaactgaAGCAAACAAATCAATAACATCCCTCCCGaggaacacattttaaaagccatagaatgttagcGAGCCAaacgcctggttgaagagaaaacgTTTCAttctggcgcctaaagatatgtaacaaaggacCCAGGTGAGTCTCGTGGGGGAGAACATCCCACaaactggggagccactgcagaaaaggccttttctgtgTTGCCTTGATGCGGCCCTCTCATGAGGGAGGCACACGAAAAAGGGTCTCAGGCGGTGATCACACATGGTCCAGGACAGATCGCATCATTAGGCTGAGATAGAATAAATTTGACTGAAGTTCCGTGAGCTTTATAGCTGAGCAAAGTATTGGTTCAACGTCTTCAGTACTACTCTTGCTGTAAAAGCAATGCATCTAGCTTGCAGGCTTGCTGAAACTTATTTGTCTCTTCACCCTCGCAGCTCAGCACGGTGCAAAGGCTCCTGTCTCAAAACCTTGCTCCAGTAAATGTCCAGGATGAAGATTTCTATACCCCTCTCCACCGGGCTGCCTATAACGGGCACTTGGAAGTTGTACGGGAACTGATTGCCCACGGCGCGGATGTCCATGCCTTGACGGTGGATAGCTGGACTCCCCTGCACAGTGCCTGCAAGTGGAACAACACCAAGATAGCATCGTTCTTGCTCCAGCATGGGGCAGATATCAATGCTCAGACCAATGGCTTGCTGACTCCACTTCACCTTGCCGCAGGGAACCGGGAAAGCAAGGAAACCCTCGAACTCTTGCTCATGAATCGCTACCTAAAGCCAAATCTCAAGAACAACTTGGACGAGACGGCGTACGATATTGCCAGGAGGACTGATATATATCACTACCTGTTTGAGATTGTCGAAAGTTGCACAAATTCTGCGTCCGATTCTTAGAAGTTGCATACGTTTGAATGTcgaaacacacacactgccagtAGCCTTTGTAAGAAGTTCTCTTTGTAATTGCACTCAAAAGTCGGTGCTTTCAGCCCCACCTCTTTGGTGTAGCTTTACTCTGTGAGATGCTGAAATGAGGTCTCGTTTTGTTACGATGTCATTATTTTTATACTATAAACCACTCTACCCTTAAACTTGTGAAACATTTCCACTTTTACTTGAAAAGCTCTGGAGGAATCCTAAATATCTTGGGGCTGTTTCCCACATTGACTACTTAACGTGGCAGAAGCACTCCCATCCGTCAATCTCATATCCCAAAGCATGGGAATACACAGGAGTTGGGAACCAGCATTGTTTGAAACatttggggtgttttgttttttccttttaaaaccaTTGAGAATTACTGAGACCTCTCTGCTGACTTACAGGGGCTGTGCAGCCTCCAGGCAGTTGTAATGAGGTTAGCAGCTGCCCATCAACAGAGGAAAAATACCTTCTCAGCTATTAAAAACTGAGCTACCCTGAAATCAAAAAGTGCAATGTGATGGTCAGATTTCAGTGTCTGGTGCAATATATAATATACCTTGTCTGCCTACCTTCAAACCATAACATTTTATGTGCTcagattttgctttttaaagggaTAACATGAATGAATGGAAATAATATGCTGGGATGACATTACTTATTTGATGGCTgtgtgagcaggatttgaatcCTCATTCAATCCTACTGATGGATTCAATTGTTGAAAGTTACGTGGATTCTTTGCTTACTGTTGCCCTCCATAGATGCTTAACAGCGATAGATTTTTTCAAAAGCAAACCTGGGAGCAGAAAACCTTACCTGGAAGTGGCACTATGGATTTCAGAACTTGGTGATTCATGTACTTTCTTCCTTTGTTACATTTTCATATAATGGACAGGGATGAGCTGGATGTCATTCATGAACGAGAAGTAGCCTGTTGTCACACACAGAGGTTTTATCCATTCCAAAGATACTTGGGGCTGGTTCACataatacttttaaaatacaagttTGAAAAAATTCATGTAAACAGTAGGTGTTGTCTCTCTACGGCTACATATAATCCCCCCCTATAAATCTTATTGGCTTGTACCAGATAGAAATTGGTAGAAATAGGTTCTCAATTTCATGTACAGTGTCAATGGGTAATGTATGAATTGACATACATGTAAACACTGTGTTTGCTCCTTTTGAATGTCTTGTGTGAATTAGCCCTAAATTAAAAGTCAGACCCACTGACATTGGGTGGTAATGTGATGTTACCTCATAACTCGATTCACTGAGGCTGTTCTTGAATAAGTGGCCTAAAGGCTACAATCCAAAACTTGTAAGCTAAAACCCACTTAACTCTGAAATAGACAAACAATCATCAGTGGTAGATCAGCGAGGGAACTCTGGAGCAAAGTGGCTTGCGTATTGAAGCCAACAGTCCTTAATTTTGTAGTCCAAAGACCCAGTTCTGATTACTACTTACAAACTTGAACTTCTTGACTAAATGTGACACTGTGTGCAGCACTCCAATGTGGTCTATAAACTACTTGAATTGACCAGAAAATTACTAGTATGTTATCCTGTTCATTTATCAGCAGACTTTGCTCCATATAATTACATAGTCCCTGCTAAAATCAGTAAAATAATTTCCCTAACTTACTAGAAAGTAAGCCTCATTGTAATTGTAATAGGCAGGTTTAGTTTTCTGAACTGATTACCAGTGCTTAGCATTAGGCTACACATTCTGCTCTTCTAACGGCACCTCTAAATAAATGTTTCAAGATTTGACATCCAAGCCATTTTAAGTTAGTAGTATGCTAATTAAAGTGGCTAGCAGATCACCATCTTAAGGTTGCACTACAATTTTAGACTGCTTGGGAACCAGTTTAAATGTGACAATTTCTCCCAAAAGAACACCGTGACTTGTAGTTTTGTCAGTGCTGAGGCTTCACTGGAAAATGATTGCCAGTTTTATCTCAAACTGCAATTGCCATTCTGTGGTTGGGAGCTGTGACTAATAAGCAGGTCTGAAACCATTTTAAAGGTGTAGTGTAGAAAAAGGAATTTTGTAGTACGTCTTTAAGTAGTGCAAAATTGCGAAGATCTACTGTAACTGAAAGCTGTAAAGCACTAGTATGTTGTAACAGAGAGAACTGGAGTATTTATTATTGTATGAAACGACAAATACAGATGATATCAAAGTTCactttaaagatttttttattttttgtgaggTACTTGTTAATGTTTGAAAACCGCATGAAAAGTGAAATGGAATGTAACTGAACTTAATACAGGTAACACTTGAAATACAGTATACTGTAATTCTGCTGTGAgtcttatttaaaaataaaatatttagcacAGTGAAACGTGATCAGGTCTTCAGCTGCAAGGTTCATTGCAATGATTTGTGCGTTGATTAAGAGCAGTACAGTACTCTGCATACTAACAGATTTCAGAAATACAGTGCAGCTAAATATCTAAAGGTCTGTATTAAGGGGAAATGAGTAATTGTATGTGTGTAACTGAGggattttatatgcctgttgtctttgtccatggagttttcttggcagggatactggagtggcttgccggttcctcctctaggtggatcacatttggtcaaaactatccactatgacctgttcatcttggatgccctgctcggcatagttcatagcttctctgagttattcaagccccttcgccacggcaaggcagtgatccaagaAGGGGGATTTTTGAGGgattttttgaattatggtgctgggggagactcttgagagtgccatggactgcaagaagatcaaaccaatccattctgaaggaaatcagtcctgagtgctcactggaaggacagatcctgaagctgagactccaatactttggccacctcatgagaagagaagacttcctggaaaataccctgatgttgggaaagatggagggcacaaggagaaggggacggcagaggatgagatggttggatagtgttctcaaagctaccagcatgagtttgaccaaactgtgggaggcagtggaagacaggagtgcctggcgtgctctggtccatggggtcacaaagagtcggacacgactaaacgactaaacaacaacaaactgaaggATTGTGTAGAAGCTAGAGCACTTTCAGGAAAACTGACACtgtcctttttaaaatttaattgcaTATATATGTTGGCATTTCTTTGAGAGTGTGAGTGGGGCTCACTACTGCCTGTGGTTGTGGTGGAACACAATACAGAGTGTTGTGTGATTAGCAGCACATGATCATATGAAGCTGCTTTTCACTGAGTTGAACTGCTagtctgtctagctcagcattgtctcagCTGATTAGTAATATGCTTTTAAATAGAGATTCCAGAAATTGAGCCTGGAGCTTTTGCATTCAGAGCATGTTATTGgaactgagctgtggtcctttctCATGCTCAGTGGGACTGTGACTCCTCATACCGTGTGGCCAGCTGCCGAATTTCAAAATCTGGGAAGCTGTGTTTTTGCTGGAACTAAGCCTATTtgcttagacagcatcttgagaagtagagacgtcaccttgccaacaaaggtccgtatagttaaagccatggttttcccagtagtgatgtatggaagtgagagctggaccataaagaaggccgatcgccgaagaattgatgcttttgaattatggtgctggagaagactcttgagagtcccatggactgcaagaagatcaaacgcatccattcttaaggaaatcagccctgagtgctcactggaaggacagatcgtgaagctgaggctccagtactttggccacctcacgagaagagaagactccctggagaagacactgatgctgggaaagatggaggggacaaggagaaggggatgacagaggacgagatggttggatagtgttctcgaagctaccagaatgagtttgaccaaactgtgggaggcagtggaagacaggagtgcctggcgtgctctggtccatggggtcacgaagagtcggacacgactaaacgactaaacaacaacaaaaagcctaTTTGCCAAACCATGGAGTGTTTGGTGGGAAAGTGCGTCGTTTGTACCTTATCCTATGTGATTCTCAAGATATCCAAGATTGTAAGTATGCTTAGAGAATATCCACATACCATTTTAGTTTATCAGATGTATTTGCATTATAGTTGGATGCCTTCTATGTGATGTCACTTCAGAAGCAAGTAGCAGCACACAGGGACCATACATATTTTAACTATGCTTTTCCCAGGCCTAGTCCAGCACACGGAAAGCACACAGCATGAACAAAGACATGGAGAATCTGCTAGGTGGCGTTTCCCATAGTAGCATTTCTGAAGCCTTAACCCCAAAATGTTCATTCAGCTAGAAAGCCTTGGTTATATTCCTAtgcagaccctgatgttgggaaagattgagggcacaaggagaaggggacgacagaggacgagatggttggacagtgttctcgaagctacaaacatgagtctgaccaaactgcgggaggcagtggaagacaggagtgcctggcatgctctggtccatggggtcacaaagagtcggacacgactaaacgactaaacaacaacatgcagtgTGTTTACCTAGCTCTATTAAAAAATGATTTCACAATACTACCCAATGCAggtttgcttggaagtaagtgagtgtggcatagtggttagagtactggaGCTGGGTTAAAgtcccccctcagccatgaagttcagtgGGTGAACTTGGGCTTGTCACCATCTCAGCCTAACTTGCCTCCCATGATTATGGTGTTAAAaatggagcagggggagagaaccatgtttgACCATTCTtgaccttggaggaaaggtggaatggttggcatccatcagtctcaggagacaatggaggagtgagccttTGGGGTCTGAAGTCAAAGtattggaaggttacagcacgTGTTGCAGCTGTAGAGAGCGATACGGGAAAGATGTTTTGTTGGGTTTACATGAGCTACAATATTCTTAATTGTGTGTTTCATTTAAgggctcccgccccccccccccttgaagtcAACAGTTGGGAGATAACCTGCTCCACTTTGCCTAAGACCCGAACGCAATAGTCCTTCTTGCGCCGGTTCAAATCCACGGGCTTAAAGCATGCCTAACATGTTGTATTCAGGCCAGACGagggggaacctttggtcctccagatgttctccctggccactggctgtgctctttggggctgatgggagtctagcaacatata
The sequence above is a segment of the Podarcis muralis chromosome 4, rPodMur119.hap1.1, whole genome shotgun sequence genome. Coding sequences within it:
- the ANKRD49 gene encoding ankyrin repeat domain-containing protein 49 codes for the protein MNESGKSSEKNIEEDAKDYRDFPESFNQLELLETHRHLIPTGTQSLWSGDSDDEDQEEKTEEWYQAQEKKLENNPDKLLLWAAEKNRLSTVQRLLSQNLAPVNVQDEDFYTPLHRAAYNGHLEVVRELIAHGADVHALTVDSWTPLHSACKWNNTKIASFLLQHGADINAQTNGLLTPLHLAAGNRESKETLELLLMNRYLKPNLKNNLDETAYDIARRTDIYHYLFEIVESCTNSASDS